In bacterium, the sequence ATGTCTCTGCTCAAAAAACATTTGTATGCCCATCAGACCTCTCCCATGTGACTGTTGGCCTTGCTACTGAAGAATCAAACCAGGGAATAAGTAATGTACTGGTTTATGTTCCTGGAACCACTGGAAATGCTGATGACAATGGGTGTTCTTATGCTTATGCTCTCTGGTGTTCAGAAGCAGTTGATATAGATACAGTCCTTGTGGTTGATAAAGCTGTTCCTACTAGTGGTACTCCTGCTCCTGGAACCGCCCCTGGTACTGACTGGAGTTATACTGCTTTAAAGTCAGGAGCGGCAACAACATCAGGTGGAGCGAGTGCAACACCGGTAGGACTTCTTAACCACAAAAATGATGGTGTAAACGCATGCTATGTTGATGGGCATGTATCATGGATTCCAGTTGGTAAAGCAACAAAAAATGATATGTTCCCCAATGTTGATAATGCTGGTGGTACTCAGGCAAGGGTAAGGAATCCTTATTAATCAAAGAAAACCAAAAGAAGCCCCCGCTTTTTGCGGGGGCTTCTTTTTTTTTATCCTGCCATAATTTCAACCAAAGCCCTTGTTTTTAAAGAAAATAAAATACCCCTAACCCCTACCCTCAATGGCTATTATCCTTTACCTACAAGTTTCCCCTTTGAAATGGTTAAGATAAAAGAACATGGTTCTTGAAACAATAAAAGCGAGACATATATGCCCCTCTTTATAAAAGAGGGGCAAGGGGAGATTTTAATAAATCCATCCCTACCCTTCCTTTACAAAGGAAGGAGTTAATCTCTTCCCCCTTTTTCAAAGGGGGTTAGGGGGATTTGGGGATTTTCAGATAGCACAACGGGAGATAGAGGGGAGATTTCATCCTTCTCCCCGCTGGGGAGAAGGTGGGGATGAGGGGGATTGTAAAGAAGAAATCCACCCCCTGCCCTCTCCTCCACTAAAACATTGGCGGTCATCCTTTTTTAAAGGAGGGAGAGTATTTTCCCCCTTTAACAATACGACTAAAGAGGGTAGGATTAGCAAGATAGAGTTGGTGCGTCATCTCCCCCTTTTATTAAAGCCTGTCCGACGCGCATTTTGGCGGAGAGATGAAGAATGTTCCCCTCTTTATAAAAGAGGGGCAAGGGGAGATTTTAATAAATCCATCCCTACCTTCCCTTGGAAAGGGAAGGAGTTAAAATTCCCCCTTTTGTAAAGGGGGATGGAGGAGGATTTTGTGCTTTATCAGTAAAGTTCATTTTACTTTTACCAAATTATTATAAATGTCTATTTTTCTTAAAGGTATTTGTGGAATTATTTTTCAAACAATTCTTTTAAGAGAGTTTTTTTGTAGTTTCTTTGGTAGTGAATTTTCCTTTGTTATTGTCCTTTTCTTCTGGATGGCTGGTTGTGGAATTGGTAGTTTCTTATTCAAAAAAGTTAAAAATTATTCTTCTCCTTTTAATTTTTTAACAATTTTTGAAAATGTTTTTTTTATTCTCTCAATTTTCCTTTTAAGAACTTTAAGACATATTTCTCAAATACAGTTTTTTCTACCATTTATTATATCCTCATTTTTTATTGTTTTTTTATCCGGACTCTTTGAAGGAAGCCGTTTTGTTCTTCTTTCTTCTCTTTTTAAAGAAGAGAAAAGTAGCGGTAAAGTTTATGGATTAGAGGGATTAGGGGCGTTGGTTGGTGGAATTATAATTTATTTCTTCTTCTTTTTAAATTCTAATCCATTTTTTGTTCTTTCTATAATATCTATTGTTAATCTTTTTACTTTTATCAGACCTAAAAAATTCTCTTATTTTTTACTTCTTCCTTTCTTACTTATTCTTTTTTATTCCAATGTTCTTGAAAACATTTCATTAAATTTTAAGTGGAAACCATTTGAAATTGCCAACTCATTTTATACTCCATATCAAAATATTGAAATAGTTAAAAAGGATAAAGAAATTGTCCTTTCAACAAATGGAATACCTGAAATTTCAAATCAACCAGATATTTATTCTTTAAAAAATATAGTTTTCTTTTCAATATGTTTTCTTGATAAATTAGAAAATGTCCTTGTTGTGTCAAATCCAGAAATAATTGATGAAATTGAAAAATATAAACCAAAAAATATTTATTATGTTGATGTAGATAGCAAAAAAATAGAAATTATTAAAAAAAATTTCTTGAAAAAAAATTATAAAAACTTGATATTTATAAATTCACAATTAGACCCTTTTATAAAAAAAACAGACCTGAATTTTGATGTTATTTTCCTTGGAGAGACATTTCCTTTGAACTTTTATCAAAATACTCGGTTTACTTCTTCTTTTGTTTCTCATCTATCAAAAAAAACAAAAATTGTTTCTTTATTGCTGCCAGGTAACTATGAATATGCTGGAAAAGATATTTCACAAATTCATTCAATTGTCTATAATACATTTAAAAAACATTTTGAATATTCAAAATTTATTTTTACATATCCTTTCATTTCTATATTTTCAAATGTACAATTAAACCAAGTTAATAAAAATTTTATTTATGATAATGATTTTTTCAACCCATCATATATAAAATACACTTTAAGTCATGAAAAAGAAAAACAATATATAAGGAAAAATATAATAAAAACAAATGAAAATACAATTAACAATCAATTCCTCCTCTTGATTTCAGTTTCCAACTTCCTTTCTCTTTCTAACAAGAAAATTGGCAATTTCTTTTTTAATTACTTTAAAATTATTTCAGAGAATAAAAATATTTTGTATTTTCTTCTTTTTTTCATTTTTATATTATTTTTACTCATTTCAAGAAAAAATGTTGGTTCAAAAATTGTTTTTACAAATGGATTTGTATCTTTTGGATTTGAATCACTTTTAATTATTATTACTCAGGTAATTTTTGGTTATGTCTATTCAAAAATTTCAACTTTAACTGCTTTATTTATGGGAGGCATTTCAATAGGGTCCATTATTTCAATGAATTTCTTAAAAAAAGAAAACATATTTTATATTGAGACATTTGTTCTTTCTTTTTATATTCTTTCATTTATTACAATTTATTTTCTAAGAACAATTTCATTTCCTTTTTTACTTGGTATGATTTTTATTTCTGGTTTTTTTGTTGGTCTTGAATTTGGGCTTATTTCTTTTCTTGATAAATCCCAATTTGTAGATAAAACAGGAAAATTATATGCTTTTGATTTGCTTGGTGGTTCTTTATCTTCTGTTGTTATACCATTTTTAATTCTACCTACATTTGGTCTTTATCTTTCTTTTATAATATTTCCTGTTGTTAAAATAGCCAACTTCCTTTCTCTAAGGAAAAATTCAAGGTACAATGAATAACAAAGACACAAGGTAGAAAGTAGCAAAGGTACAAAGTAAAATACTTTGTCATCTTATACTTCTTTAGGAGTTATCCCTTACCCATAAGTCCTCCTTTACAAAAGGAGGGAGATGAAAGAACAGAGTGAATTTTGAAAAAGATATTCTAAACTTTATTGTATTATCTGAAAAGTGATAAAGTAAAGAGAAAGGTAGTAATTTTCTATTTTATAAAAGAAAATAGGCTCAAAGGAAATCCCTTTACCCAAGAGGATTTTAGAAGATGTGGGTAAGGGATATCTTCAGGAGAAGAAAGGAAAAAAGGGGAAGGAGAGAAGAGATGATAAGAGAAAAGAGAATAAAACATAATATTTTCCCATTGTTGAAAAAATTAGAGGAAGAAATTAAAAGTGATGAAGATGTAATATTCTTTTATTTATTTGGGTCATATGGTAAAAATAAAATTTCTCCTTTAAGCGATATTGATTTTGCTTTTTATTTAAAAGAAGGCATTGATTATTTTGATAAAAAAGAAGAACTAATTGAAATAATAAATACTGTCCTAAAAACGGATGAAGTGGATGTCGTTA encodes:
- a CDS encoding DUF1559 domain-containing protein, which codes for MKKRKGFTLIELLVVIAIIAILAAMLLPALARAREQARRSVCISNLKQIGLALRMYSQDYREFFPITSAGTGQTVPGCLGLLYPNYVSAQKTFVCPSDLSHVTVGLATEESNQGISNVLVYVPGTTGNADDNGCSYAYALWCSEAVDIDTVLVVDKAVPTSGTPAPGTAPGTDWSYTALKSGAATTSGGASATPVGLLNHKNDGVNACYVDGHVSWIPVGKATKNDMFPNVDNAGGTQARVRNPY
- a CDS encoding nucleotidyltransferase domain-containing protein, which translates into the protein MIREKRIKHNIFPLLKKLEEEIKSDEDVIFFYLFGSYGKNKISPLSDIDFAFYLKEGIDYFDKKEELIEIINTVLKTDEVDVVILNEISPSFFKEILKTRKIILSKDANKRIEFELRKLREFFDTEKLRNFSEQALIRRIKERKYGIANSSKKSS